Proteins from a single region of Bos javanicus breed banteng chromosome 7, ARS-OSU_banteng_1.0, whole genome shotgun sequence:
- the LOC133251119 gene encoding olfactory receptor 2V1-like yields MARPSEGTMALLGNQTLISHFILLGLFTHSPLHLFLFSIIMAMFLVALSGNGLMILIINTDSRLHSPMYFFLSWLSLMDLMLISTIVPRMAIDYLMGHGSISFTGCGLQILFFLTLLGDECFLLAFMAYDRYVAISNPLRYSVVMSRRVCWLMVAGSWLFGLVDGLIQAVFTLRFPYCGSQGIDHFFCEVPAVLKLACADTSLYETMIYVCCVLMLLLPFSVISASYLRILITVLHMRSAEGRQKAFATCSSHMAAVSLFYGAAMITYMRPQAYHSSKQDKAVSAFYTMITPMLNPLIYSLRNKEVAGALKKLLGRCSCGVGQN; encoded by the coding sequence ATGGCACGTCCCTCTGAAGGAACAATGGCTTTGTTGGGAAACCAGACTCTCATCTCCCACTTCATCCTCCTGGGCCTCTTCACACACTCACCATTgcacctcttcctcttctccatcATCATGGCCATGTTTCTGGTGGCCCTCTCTGGCAACGGGCTTATGATCCTCATCATCAACACTGACTCCCGTCTCCACagccccatgtacttcttcctcagctGGCTGTCACTCATGGACCTCATGCTCATCTCCACCATTGTACCACGGATGGCCATCGACTATCTTATGGGCCATGGTTCCATCTCCTTCACAGGCTGTGGGCTCCAGATCCTCTTCTTCCTCACCCTCCTGGGGGATGAGTGCTTCCTGCTGGCTTTCATGGCCTATGATCGCTATGTGGCCATCAGCAACCCACTGAGGTACTCAGTGGTCATGAGCCGCCGTGTCTGCTGGCTCATGGTGGCAGGGTCTTGGCTCTTTGGCCTCGTGGATGGGCTGATCCAGGCTGTCTTTACACTACGATTCCCTTACTGTGGCTCCCAAGGGATTGACCACTTCTTCTGTGAGGTCCCTGCTGTGCTCAAGTTGGCCTGTGCTGACACCTCCCTCTATGAGACTATGATCTATGTGTGCTGTGTCCTCATGCTGCTCCTGCCCTTCTCTGTCATCTCTGCCTCATATCTGAGGATCCTGATAACTGTGCTCCACATGCGTTCTGCTGAAGGTCGGCAGAAGGCCTTTGCTACCTGTTCCTCTCACATGGCAGCTGTGTCTCTCTTCTACGGGGCTGCCATGATCACCTACATGCGGCCTCAGGCCTATCATTCCTCCAAGCAGGACAAGGCGGTCTCTGCCTTCTATACCATGATTACCCCTATGCTCAACCCACTtatctacagcctgaggaacaagGAAGTGGCTGGTGCTCTCAAGAAACTTCTGGGGAGGTGTTCTTGTGGTGTTGGGCAGAACTAG